In a single window of the Ciconia boyciana chromosome 7, ASM3463844v1, whole genome shotgun sequence genome:
- the LAMP3 gene encoding lysosome-associated membrane glycoprotein 3, whose amino-acid sequence MGRSAPQFALLTFACAFSSCFAEVALGVQLSPETTSFHHTATSAQPLSLYHSSPHQGTTVHFNSTGSLKTTPISHRTTVQTTDQRQVTTAPGHHTTAQAGATTIQVTGQKSPAVVSTSGDNTTAAGQAATQAMETVTPAVKNTTVHPMSSSKQARTHVSTDMTAAATNTTIKHTTPNTQMTASAITATATTMQTVKPTTGSGNQTTVPIGPTATAMTNTTTIRPGTQTTVPSTMTVRPTLAPQPSPIPTGTYTVSNGNRTCIKAVMGLQLMAQNTQKKQMEYMAVNPNATQTSGSCGTVQSELNITFSGGFINFTFVKQAPTYYVSKIETRLQLSSEGMLYYAAIHEKLFTTKLGNSFKCASKQTFGLEKNFQLLFVNMQLQAFDIVGNQFGKEEECFPDKNSKAAPIAIGLSILGLFVIVFATFLISRRKPHRGYERI is encoded by the exons ATGGGGAGGAGCGCACCCCAGTTCGCCTTGCTAACCTTCGCCTGTG cattttcctcctgctttgctgAAGTGGCCCTGGGGGTCCAACTGTCTCCAGAAACCACATCCTTCCACCATACAGCTACTTCTGCTCAGCCACTTTCCCTTTATCATTCTTCACCCCATCAAGGCACCACAGTTCATTTTAACAGCACAGGCTCTCTCAAAACAACACCCATAAGCCATAGAACAACTGTGCAGACAACAGACCAGCGTCAGGTAACAACAGCACCAGGCCATCACACGacagcccaggcaggagcaaCCACCATACAAGTGACTGGCCAGAAATCTCCCGCGGTGGTATCCACATCAGGAGACAACACAACTGCAGCTGGTCAGGCTGCAACCCAGGCAATGGAAACGGTTACACCTGCAGTGAAGAACACAACTGTACACCCTATGTCCTCAAGCAAGCAAGCCAGAACACATGTGAGCACAGACATGACAGCGGCAGCCACAAACACAACCATAAAACATACCACGCCAAATACACAAATGACAGCTTCTGCCATAACTGCTACAGCCACCACCATGCAAACTGTAAAGCCCACCACAGGGTCAGGAAATCAAACAACAGTGCCTATAGGTCCAACAGCCACAGCCATGACCAACACAACAACCATTCGTCCAGGGACTCAAACAACCGTCCCATCTACTATGACAGTGAGACCCACTCTTGCACCGCAGCCTTCTCCCATCCCCACTGGCACATACACCGTTTCCAATGGGAACAGGACCTGCATCAAAGCGGTCATGGGTTTGCAACTGATGGCTCAAAATACACAGAAG AAGCAGATGGAGTACATGGCTGTCAACCCCAACGCGACACAGACATCTGGCAGCTGTGGGACGGTGCAGTCTGAGCTGAACATAACTTTCAGTGGAGGGTTTATAAACTTCACCTTTGTAAAG CAAGCTCCAACGTACTATGTCAGTAAAATTGAGACCAGATTACAGTTATCTTCTGAAG GTATGCTTTACTATGCAGCCATACATGAGAAGCTGTTTACAACAAAGCTGGGGAATTCTTTCAAGTGTGCCAGCAAGCAAACCTTTGGCTTGGAGAAGAACTTCCAGCTACTCTTTGTTAATATGCAGCTACAGGCATTTGATATTGTTGGTAACCAGTTTGGAAAAG AAGAAGAATGTTTTCCTGataaaaacagcaaagcagctccCATCGCAATAGGCCTGAGTATCCTGGGATTGTTTGTCATTGTGTTTGCCACATTCCTGATTTCCAGAAGAAAGCCACATAGAGGATACGAACGTATCTGA